The Mycolicibacterium boenickei genome has a segment encoding these proteins:
- a CDS encoding cytochrome P450: MNHPVLQDFTYDPFDPAVMANPLPYYRILRDEYPVYYIDKWDTYALSRFDDIWNMLGVNDGTFVASEGTLPAANVLAHRNNGPVPDPPMHPMPFHANFDSPLYENVRRCTSAQFRPRSAAKLADRIRTLVNERLDELLPRGAFDLTQDYGGIVAAAMVCEFVGLPADLAPEVLATVNAGSLAQPGEGVEVGNARPGYLSYLTPIIERRRAEGHDGSVPIADALIDFRLPDGSAFGDMEAAVQMLGVFIGGTETVPKITATGLWQLLRHPDQLAAVRADLDSNVPIAREEIIRHSAPAQWFARTVRRPYTVHGTTINPGQRIITLLASAARDEREYENPDDFVWDRRIERLLSFGHGQHFCLGVHVARLEITIMIQEFLKRVPEYHIDEAAASRPPSSFQWGWNNIPVEV, encoded by the coding sequence ATGAATCACCCTGTACTGCAGGATTTCACCTACGATCCGTTCGATCCGGCTGTGATGGCGAACCCGTTGCCTTACTATCGGATCTTGCGCGACGAGTACCCGGTCTACTACATCGACAAGTGGGACACGTATGCCCTGTCCCGGTTCGACGACATCTGGAACATGCTCGGAGTCAACGACGGAACCTTCGTCGCCTCCGAGGGGACGCTGCCTGCCGCCAACGTACTGGCGCACCGCAACAACGGTCCGGTGCCCGATCCGCCGATGCATCCCATGCCCTTCCACGCCAATTTCGATTCCCCGCTGTACGAGAACGTCCGGCGGTGCACGTCGGCGCAGTTCCGGCCGCGCTCGGCGGCCAAACTGGCCGACCGGATCCGGACCTTGGTCAACGAGCGGCTCGACGAGTTGCTGCCGCGCGGGGCGTTCGACCTGACGCAGGATTACGGCGGCATCGTGGCCGCCGCCATGGTCTGCGAATTCGTCGGATTACCGGCCGATCTGGCGCCAGAGGTACTGGCCACCGTCAACGCGGGCAGCCTCGCGCAACCGGGCGAAGGGGTCGAGGTCGGCAACGCCCGCCCCGGCTACCTGTCGTACCTCACCCCGATCATCGAGCGGCGGCGTGCAGAAGGCCACGACGGTAGCGTCCCGATCGCCGACGCCCTTATCGATTTCCGCCTACCCGACGGGTCGGCCTTCGGGGACATGGAAGCCGCCGTGCAGATGCTGGGCGTGTTCATCGGCGGCACCGAAACGGTGCCGAAGATCACCGCGACCGGGCTGTGGCAGCTGCTGCGGCACCCGGACCAATTGGCCGCGGTCCGCGCCGATCTCGACAGCAACGTGCCGATCGCGCGCGAGGAGATCATCCGGCACAGCGCCCCGGCGCAGTGGTTCGCCCGAACCGTACGGCGGCCGTACACCGTTCACGGCACGACCATCAATCCCGGGCAACGCATCATCACGCTGCTGGCCTCCGCGGCCCGGGACGAGAGGGAGTACGAGAACCCGGACGACTTTGTGTGGGACCGGCGTATCGAACGGCTGTTGTCGTTCGGGCATGGACAGCATTTCTGTCTGGGAGTGCACGTGGCCCGCTTGGAGATCACCATCATGATCCAGGAATTCCTCAAGCGCGTGCCCGAGTACCACATCGACGAGGCCGCGGCGTCCCGCCCGCCGTCCAGCTTCCAGTGGGGCTGGAACAACATTCCCGTGGAGGTGTGA
- a CDS encoding NIPSNAP family protein — protein MKKFYGHTLLYLHETIDLGSGRTDQFTGPFGEIYQPMMEDLGARLFAIWETTPYNGHWPQVTIIWEIDAFADYARIGKARAVGGSHEKPALQWAAYLSELGARGEGRIMYAGKYNRTLAQLREANFGAGLVIQEIMETKPGRQDDYIRELERLYVPWSESTGKRWLGSFITTFRFNEVIHYWALDDDWDCFENHYPSWKGNPPAEIVTWMSVAPALRDGWEDSVLAALPPSPLK, from the coding sequence ATGAAGAAGTTCTACGGCCACACGCTGCTGTATTTGCACGAGACGATTGACCTGGGGTCAGGTCGGACCGACCAGTTCACCGGCCCCTTCGGGGAGATCTACCAGCCGATGATGGAGGACCTCGGCGCCCGGCTGTTCGCGATCTGGGAGACCACGCCCTACAACGGGCACTGGCCGCAGGTGACGATCATCTGGGAGATCGACGCATTCGCCGACTACGCCCGAATCGGCAAGGCGCGGGCGGTCGGCGGCAGTCACGAGAAGCCGGCACTGCAGTGGGCGGCATACCTGTCCGAGCTGGGGGCTCGCGGCGAGGGTCGAATCATGTACGCCGGCAAGTACAACCGGACACTGGCGCAGCTCCGAGAAGCGAACTTCGGTGCCGGCCTGGTGATTCAGGAGATCATGGAGACCAAGCCGGGGCGCCAGGACGACTACATCCGGGAACTCGAGCGGTTGTATGTGCCGTGGTCGGAAAGCACCGGCAAACGCTGGCTGGGGTCGTTCATCACCACCTTCCGGTTCAACGAGGTGATCCACTACTGGGCGCTCGACGACGACTGGGACTGCTTCGAGAACCATTACCCGTCGTGGAAGGGCAACCCGCCCGCGGAGATCGTCACCTGGATGAGCGTGGCCCCCGCGCTGCGCGACGGCTGGGAGGATTCGGTCCTCGCGGCCCTGCCGCCCTCGCCGCTGAAGTAG
- a CDS encoding SMP-30/gluconolactonase/LRE family protein, with translation MTAGTDQTGTTELAHGFCFGEGPRWFEGLLWFSDMLGEAVHTVTLSGAMTTLPVPGHSPSGLGFRPDGTLLIVSTQRRQVLRYDGDTVELLVDLSDLVPAALGDMVVDEHGRAYVGSQARAGGVIVRVDPDSTTTIVADQLDFPNGMVIAPDGTTLIVAESTARRLSAFTIGADGGLGDRRVFAEGLDGPPDGLAIDAEGGVWAALTLAQEFQRFGPDGSVTDRIDADGRTAIACALGGVEGRTLFMVTTTDAYPERLVGTKLSRVDALMVETPAPGDHDAGHHHHH, from the coding sequence ATGACTGCAGGAACCGACCAGACCGGGACAACCGAACTGGCGCATGGGTTCTGTTTCGGCGAGGGACCGCGGTGGTTCGAAGGTCTGCTGTGGTTTTCCGACATGCTGGGCGAAGCCGTCCACACGGTCACGCTGTCGGGCGCCATGACCACTCTGCCCGTCCCCGGTCATTCCCCGTCCGGATTGGGATTTCGGCCTGACGGCACCCTGCTGATCGTGTCCACCCAGCGCCGGCAGGTACTGCGCTACGACGGCGACACCGTCGAACTGCTGGTCGATCTCAGCGACCTGGTCCCCGCGGCGCTCGGTGACATGGTGGTCGACGAGCACGGCCGGGCCTACGTCGGCTCCCAGGCCCGTGCCGGCGGGGTGATCGTGCGCGTCGACCCGGACAGCACCACGACGATCGTCGCCGATCAGCTCGACTTCCCCAACGGCATGGTGATCGCCCCGGACGGCACCACCCTGATCGTCGCGGAGTCCACCGCGCGACGGCTCAGCGCTTTCACGATCGGTGCCGACGGCGGCCTCGGCGACCGGCGGGTGTTCGCCGAGGGGCTCGACGGCCCGCCGGACGGCCTCGCGATCGACGCCGAGGGCGGGGTGTGGGCGGCATTGACGTTGGCGCAGGAGTTTCAGCGTTTCGGCCCGGACGGCTCGGTCACCGATCGCATCGACGCCGACGGGCGCACCGCGATCGCGTGCGCCCTTGGCGGTGTCGAGGGACGCACCCTGTTCATGGTCACCACCACCGACGCCTATCCAGAACGGCTCGTCGGCACCAAGCTGTCGCGGGTCGACGCGCTGATGGTCGAAACTCCCGCACCGGGCGATCATGACGCCGGCCACCATCACCACCACTGA
- a CDS encoding thioesterase family protein has product MSDSYYELIDENDAIGEKFRATDMARGTWSAAIQHGAPVSALLVRALERCEHRADTRLSRVAIDLMGGVPSEGDLWVRAQLERPGKQIELVSAEMLALGPDGEPRVVARASGWRMLQLDTTAVAHTGVEPLPPLEQARSRDMAKNWAPNYVHSVDWRWLTVPQAPGPGESWLKPTVDVVKGEPMTPLQRLFAVADDANGIGSKIDIRKWTFLNTDLVVHIHRVPDGEWIGIRADTNYGPDGIGATVGTLFDQTGAVGAIQQSVLVRPRPPKRS; this is encoded by the coding sequence ATGTCTGACTCTTACTACGAACTGATCGACGAGAACGACGCGATCGGGGAGAAGTTCCGTGCGACCGATATGGCCCGGGGTACCTGGTCGGCGGCGATCCAGCATGGCGCGCCGGTGTCGGCATTGCTAGTGCGGGCATTGGAACGCTGCGAGCACCGCGCCGACACCCGGCTGAGCCGGGTGGCCATCGATCTGATGGGCGGAGTTCCCTCCGAAGGCGACCTGTGGGTGCGCGCGCAATTGGAACGGCCCGGCAAACAGATCGAGCTGGTCAGCGCCGAAATGCTGGCTCTCGGGCCCGATGGTGAGCCCCGGGTGGTGGCGCGTGCCAGCGGCTGGCGAATGTTGCAACTGGACACCACCGCGGTAGCGCATACCGGCGTCGAGCCGCTACCTCCACTCGAGCAGGCTCGCAGCCGTGACATGGCCAAGAACTGGGCGCCCAACTACGTGCACAGCGTGGATTGGCGCTGGCTTACGGTGCCGCAGGCGCCCGGCCCGGGCGAGTCGTGGCTCAAGCCGACGGTCGACGTGGTCAAGGGTGAACCGATGACGCCGTTGCAGCGGTTGTTCGCGGTGGCCGACGACGCCAACGGCATCGGCTCCAAAATCGACATCCGCAAGTGGACGTTCCTCAACACCGATCTGGTGGTGCACATCCACCGGGTGCCCGACGGTGAGTGGATCGGCATCCGCGCCGACACCAACTACGGACCCGACGGCATCGGCGCCACGGTGGGCACACTGTTCGACCAGACCGGCGCGGTGGGGGCGATCCAGCAGTCGGTGCTGGTGCGCCCGCGCCCACCCAAGCGTTCTTAG
- a CDS encoding alpha-hydroxy acid oxidase, whose amino-acid sequence MSPAFSYRLRTPVPLVSIEDYRRAARRALPEMVWAYLDGGADDERTLHANRTAFANWSLRQRVLSGHSGADLGVTIDGQRFDLPVLLAPTGLTGLAHWSGELAAAQAAERAGTRLTLSTASSYSIEEVAAGTSADHWFQLYPWGDGPFSDSMLSRARGAGYRTLVVTVDVPVQGNRTGERRTGMGHPPILTPRRIADAAIRPAWWYGLLRYQRMTMRSLTHTAGAKGAVESVGIQNRRIRPDLSWRDVVALRERWDGPFVVKGVLEPDDAVRAVDEVGATGVVVSNHGGRQLNGAVASIDALPDIADAVGDRATVLLDSGVRCGTDVVTALALGADAVMIGRPYIYGLAAAGGAGVAAVLDILAAEMRSTLTLMGVSRVADLTASHVRNTLK is encoded by the coding sequence ATGAGCCCGGCCTTCTCGTACCGGCTGCGTACCCCGGTGCCACTGGTCAGCATCGAGGACTACCGGCGGGCCGCCCGCCGGGCCCTGCCCGAGATGGTGTGGGCCTATCTGGACGGCGGCGCCGATGACGAGCGCACGCTGCACGCGAACCGCACGGCGTTTGCGAATTGGTCTCTACGCCAACGGGTTCTGTCCGGACACTCCGGCGCTGACCTGGGTGTGACGATCGACGGGCAGCGATTCGACCTGCCGGTGCTGCTGGCCCCCACCGGGCTCACCGGTCTGGCGCACTGGTCGGGTGAGCTGGCTGCGGCGCAGGCCGCCGAGCGGGCCGGGACCCGGCTGACACTGTCGACGGCGTCGTCGTACTCGATCGAGGAGGTGGCCGCGGGAACCTCGGCCGATCATTGGTTCCAGCTGTATCCCTGGGGCGACGGCCCGTTCTCGGATTCCATGCTCAGCCGGGCCCGCGGCGCCGGATATCGCACCCTGGTGGTGACCGTCGACGTTCCGGTGCAGGGCAACCGGACGGGGGAGCGGCGCACCGGCATGGGGCACCCGCCCATCCTCACGCCGCGCCGCATCGCCGACGCCGCGATCCGGCCGGCCTGGTGGTACGGGTTGCTGCGATACCAGCGCATGACGATGCGCAGCCTCACCCACACCGCGGGCGCCAAGGGTGCGGTGGAATCCGTCGGCATCCAGAACCGGCGGATCCGGCCCGACCTGAGCTGGCGTGACGTGGTCGCGCTGCGTGAGCGCTGGGACGGCCCGTTCGTGGTCAAGGGTGTGTTGGAGCCCGACGACGCGGTGCGTGCGGTCGATGAGGTGGGCGCCACCGGGGTGGTGGTGTCCAATCACGGTGGGCGCCAACTCAACGGAGCGGTCGCCTCGATCGATGCGTTGCCCGACATCGCCGACGCCGTTGGTGACCGCGCCACCGTGCTGCTCGACAGCGGCGTGCGGTGTGGCACCGACGTGGTCACCGCGCTGGCCCTCGGCGCCGACGCGGTGATGATCGGCCGGCCGTACATCTACGGGCTGGCCGCGGCCGGTGGCGCCGGGGTCGCCGCGGTGCTCGACATCCTCGCCGCCGAGATGCGCTCGACGCTGACCTTGATGGGCGTGTCGAGGGTGGCCGACCTGACCGCTTCACACGTCCGAAACACCCTGAAGTGA
- a CDS encoding cyclase family protein: protein MDFKDLGRELSNWGKWGPDDQIGTLNLVQPYHVAAAAREVRSGKVFQLSIPVGKDGPQSGVGGRNNPVHLMSMQHSDFDPHGLQVADDWIIMPLQSGTQWDALSHVGYDGKLYNGHSAEQVGTRAGARQLAVDAFTDKIAGRGVLLDIARLHGVDWLEGGTAITPADLEAAEAAQGVTVGEADFLLVRTGWRGRLLAQGRDGWMSTEPGLSIHCARWLYSRSVAAVGSDNWAIEVIPSETGETLPLHCILIRDMGMPLAEILDLDALAADCADDGVWSFLFVAPPLHISNAVGSPVTPIAIK from the coding sequence GTGGATTTCAAGGATCTCGGCCGTGAACTGTCGAACTGGGGCAAATGGGGACCCGATGACCAGATCGGCACCCTCAACCTCGTGCAGCCGTATCATGTTGCGGCGGCGGCCCGCGAGGTTCGTTCCGGCAAGGTATTTCAGTTGAGCATCCCGGTGGGCAAGGACGGGCCGCAGAGCGGTGTCGGCGGGAGGAACAACCCAGTGCACCTGATGTCGATGCAACACAGCGACTTTGATCCGCACGGTCTGCAGGTCGCCGACGACTGGATCATCATGCCGCTGCAATCCGGCACCCAGTGGGATGCGCTGTCGCACGTCGGCTACGACGGCAAGCTCTACAACGGGCACTCCGCCGAGCAGGTCGGTACTCGCGCCGGAGCCCGGCAACTGGCGGTGGATGCCTTCACCGACAAGATCGCCGGGCGCGGGGTACTGCTCGACATCGCCCGGTTGCACGGCGTGGACTGGCTCGAAGGCGGCACCGCGATCACCCCGGCCGATCTCGAGGCTGCCGAAGCGGCGCAGGGCGTGACCGTCGGCGAGGCCGACTTCCTGCTCGTGCGTACCGGCTGGCGGGGCCGGCTGCTGGCGCAGGGCCGTGACGGCTGGATGTCCACCGAGCCGGGCCTGAGCATCCACTGTGCCCGCTGGTTGTATTCGCGTTCGGTGGCGGCGGTGGGCAGCGACAACTGGGCCATCGAGGTGATCCCCAGTGAGACGGGCGAGACGCTGCCGCTGCACTGCATCCTGATCCGTGACATGGGGATGCCGCTGGCCGAGATCCTCGACCTGGACGCGCTGGCCGCCGACTGCGCGGACGACGGTGTGTGGAGCTTCCTGTTCGTGGCGCCGCCGCTGCACATCAGCAATGCCGTCGGTTCGCCGGTCACGCCCATCGCCATCAAATGA